CTTTCATTAGCTGGTGCAAGGCATAAATTTTAATGCAATggaatttaatatatttttcatgtaaGTAATAAGTATCCATCCAAGGAATGACTCAAGAATAATacaagtatttggtaaaatggTACTCAATTACTTAGTACCTGATCAGAAAATCTATTCATTagaaaatcaatcactgattattggttatttgctgtgatgtatttgtgaacaaaaccaattcaaacacaaagattacaccatattgtagccgtggtaacaaaatcaaactaccaagatgattctttaaacttttacaaagtaaacgtcctaattaaatcctaaatgtactttCTTTCccctcagctgaatgcattaaataaaatgcaataacaatgtcattctctataaatgaagttacaggtttagatctatggtttgtgttacaattaaaccatttctaggggcccctgagtgtctggaggcccctgaatggcccctaccagtAGATagtgagttttctttgccttgatattccaatcttataattctaggtctTAGAGGtgctaacatcaaactattatatagagttaacccctttgagctttttggatctataaatcagtctgcagccaggttgttctagatgttaaatagatattattagagTTTAATTATCgaaatggcagcaattttgcttatttcataactttataaccagagaccttctctcctctggtctgtttaacagctacagtctcagatcagcTCAGCCCTCCAGTattgtcagcagcagaaacagaaactttatacctgttaGGGAAAATATAGACTAGATTTGCTTTGCATGTCCCCGCATGATGGCAGTAATATagtaggatccaattagattcttgattaatatgggttgttgctatctTGTTATACAGAGTTTTTGTTCCAcgtgccccttttttaaatttgagcccctgcccctccatagttctctgcacggccctgtaTCGGGTCCAATGGTCCGATATAACTAGCGCAGATTTCTCTTCCAGATGCAGTTATAGAGGAAGTAGTGATGCTTTGCGTTTAGACCACAGCAGTAGAAGCCCTCATAATTTAAGTAAAGTTGttcaattttattgtttttggttatttggGCCACTGTCAGTGTTTTCTGGCAGTGCAGAGAAACAAATATCTGCTTGACATGTGATGGGAGCAGGATTCTCTAATCAACTTAAtataaaactgcataaaaatgaaatgcaactGAATAACTtatgtcaataaaataaaaaaaatggatgggtAAATATAGAATATGACGGAATAGTTTGGAAACTGTCAGCCAAAATGACAGACAACAAATAAGTCTAGCTTGACCTCTGAGTAAGCCCATATTAAGAAACTACCTCCATTTGCAGCAATAAATCTAAAGCTTTTCAGATATAAAAAAGGTCCACACAGATCTAATTATGTCTGTAGAGGTTTTCTTGACAAAAGTAAGAAGAATCTAAACTTATttcatctttacaaaataatttcagtatACACAACTTGcattgctttatttctttttctagacGTTAACATTTGAGGGAGTCACAGCGGTCCGCACATATGTGAAGGTGGAAAGGAGGACATCGTTTGTCTCAATGTAAACCACCAGGAGCAGCTTTACATTTTACTtgatctgaaaatatatttcaaatgatGGTTGGCACTTGACTTCTTTTTAGTACCTAAGTATATGGTTTTAAAGCCATTGGGCATGTGTGATAATCTTAAATGAAAACACCACAGAATTACGTACATTAACACAAAGAGAAACTGGTAGTGTGCAGCAATAGGTGGGGTGAGGCACTGCCACACTCTGCCTCATATATCTGGAAAAAATTGTGGTTACATTTTCTgatatttcattaaaagaactttaaaaaaaatagctacaatgtgaagaaaaacttctgctttttgttttaattgtgacTTTGTGGGCAAAGTGTTTGCAAGTGTTTGCTTTCTCTGAACTGCTATTTGCGAATTTGTTTGCTCAGAGTAAATTGTTACAGTTACAGTGACTTTTGGCACAGATAAGCTTCACCGAATAATGTCATAGCAGCGTCCCTTATAGAAAGGTTAACATTGAAATGAATCTGCATTTTATTGCAACAGCATTATCAcacaatgataataataataaaaaaaaatccacctttaaatttttagattttttttgtgggaaaataaaaaatgcattacaaattttctttatgaaaatTCCCAATAACACAATTATTGGCTCGTATAAtaccttttacattttcttttaaccatTGCCATCTTGGAAGGAGCAGgtaggtttcttttttttttttttatttataggacaaaatttttgtgttaaacatttatttatttattttgtcttatgtaatattctaatattatttGTCATGCACAGTGAGaatataacataaataaaaacttgaaaatatcaGTCTGTGTTCAATACTGCTTCACTAAGTGAATTTTAAACTTAATAGAAACTTATTTTCCTGGAAAACacactttttgtgtttatttctccaTGTTCATGTAACAATATACTGAGCGATTATCCCACTAACGCCTTATAATTTGACCTCTTAATGTACAATCTCCAGgaatcatgtttttgtattgACCAATCAAAGGTCAGACCGCTTTTGGTAGAACCAATCAGCTGTTCAGGCCGTGACCCCCCAGTACTAATTTGACTCTCAGGCGCTACACGGGATGCGGAGTTTGGTTAGAAGAGAGAAGAGGGTTAGTCAGTTTTACGGGACTGATTACATCCGCAAAAATGGTCGAGGCTTTCTGCGGAACATGGAAACTGGTGGACAGTCGGAACTTTGATGACTACATGAAAGCACTAGGTAGAATATTCATCACGAATTAGTTCAGAAATGCACCGTAAATACTATATAAGTGGAATCTGACCCATATATTCTCTTGGCAGGAATTCCTTTTGCCTCAAGACAAGTGGGCAATGTTACCAAACCATCAGTAATAATCAGCATGAATGGGGATAGAGTGGTAATTAAAACCCAGAGCAGATTCAGGGTCACTGAAGTCTCAGGCAAACTCGGAGAGGAGTTTGATGAGACTACATCTGACGACCGAAAAGTAAAggtaaaaactacaaaatgttttgtgggaGTCACAACCTATTGCTGTTCTAGCCATCTGTTTCACATTCTGTCTTGTAGTCTACCCTTACCATGGAGGGAGACAAATTTGTGCATACACAGAAGTGGGATGGGAAAGAGACCACATTGATTAGAGAAATCAGGGATGGAAAGATGGTGATGGTgagttttattgagatttcCGCTATTTCTACTTGCCGCCGTGATaatatttcttagttttaactGCCCTTGGCAGTTCTCGAGGCATTCTCCTGATTCTGTCCCcggtgcaaaaataaataatatttgctTAACAAAACCGAAGCGAGTGGTTTTGAGAAACAGTGCTATCAAGCTAGCTGCTAGCACTGACCGTTCAGACGAGATCGCCTGAGCGTTGCCATGACGACGTTCGCCGAACTCCATTAAACGTTCACCTAACGTTCGCTAGACTTTCACAGAACATCCACCTGTCgtcaaaatgataaaatgataaaacaacaacaacaaacaaacaaagagacAAATAACCCAGCaaaattttattctattcttgAGGAATTTTCAAGTATAGTAGAATGAAAGTTCGACTTTCATTTTTCTAATGAACGTTAAAGTttcatgagaaaaatgtaactGGTACAGAGCATCAATAATATTTAGTATtatgtaaaaagacaaaaaaataaaataatggaaaatgcCAGCTTAGATCAGATAAGAGTAGCTCtactgaaatatatattttacataaataaaaagtgtccACCAAGGAATgactcaaaagtaaaaaaaagaaagtatttagTGAAAATGCTACTCAAATACTAACTGATCAGAACatctaatttaatatttttaaataaagtcagaaagacAAAAGTTATGCGGAAAGCTTAGtattgtaaaaattaaaatatttaaaatttaaataattacaaaacaaatcagaaagaactttttattttgttgtcaaCTGCTTGTGGTTTTCATGATGCAAGTAAAATTAAGCAACACTTATGTTACCTTTACAAAATATTCTCAGTATATTTAACTTGCCTTGCTTTATCTCTTTTTCTAGACGTTAACCTTTCAGGGAGTCAAAGCAATGCGCACATATCAGAAGGCCTAAAGTTTAAGGAAGGCGGACACCATTTATCCCAGCACAGTAAACCATCAACAAGAGCTTCTACTTTTGACCCTCTATGTGCGCCGTAAAACTTCTTCTCAGTGCaacatttttcccttttatttccATTCCTTCAATGGGTTAGCCTTTTTTTTGCAACTCTGCATGCAGCCGTCATGATATGTTTGCTGCTGTCATCCGCCTCGGGATGATCCAGATTAATTTGTGGTGTCATTACGTAGAGGCATCATTCGATGTTGCGTGGACCAACCCTGATGAGGCGGGACGCGCTGAGGGACGTGGACAATTCAAAGCATTCCAATTTTCAGTGTTTAGTCGTTTAACTAAAAAACGCTTTTGCACAAATATTTCGGCTTcttaatggttaaaaaaaacctttcagccCAAGGTTTACAGtctttaaagtgcaaaaaaggGGCTTATCTTCTTCTTTGTATCAGAGATAATATTTGGATGTACGTAGAGCACTCTTTACAGGAGAATGacaaacatttcctctttgtGAGGAATCTGTCTCGCTGGTATAAACTGACCTGCTTTAACCTCAGTCTTGCTTCTTATGGGAGAATGCTGACCTAACATTTGTTATTGTAGCTTTAAGGGGAagcaaaaaatcacaaacatagGAATGTTTCACtgacaaattgtttttattgacaaaaatactGAGGGCCTGACAAATTTATGCATAATATAAGTTTACAGCAGGGAAAAAGCAGTTTAGGTGGTAATGGTTccagttaaaataaacatttatgtttcatttattaaactatTTACATCAAGATTCTTGTTGTCTCTGAGCAACACGagtttctgatttaaaattacGTCAGTATTTCATGCGTTTCTGCTACTACTTAGGTTTTGATTCAAAGGAAGTCGTCATGTAGGCTCAACATATGGGAGCATAAAACACACACGCAACATGCACAGGTTATTAAGATACCATCAAATCAATTGGATCGTTACACTAACTAAGTATTGCACATTCCTCCTACAAATATGCAACGACAGGACAGCTCATCCTTACATAGAAACATGCTAACCACATTTCTGGTGGGTTTCTATAAACACCACTGTAATATGCAGCCTTTACAGTTTAAGTTACTGGAGAGCTGCAACGTGTGCCCCATCG
This is a stretch of genomic DNA from Gambusia affinis linkage group LG16, SWU_Gaff_1.0, whole genome shotgun sequence. It encodes these proteins:
- the LOC122846277 gene encoding fatty acid-binding protein, brain-like isoform X4, giving the protein MVEAFCGTWKLVDSRNFDDYMKALGIPFASRQVGNVTKPSVIISMNGDRVVIKTQSRFRVTEVSGKLGEEFDETTSDDRKVKSTLTMEGDKFVHTQKWDGKETTLIREIRDGKMVMTLTFQGVKAMRTYQKA
- the LOC122846277 gene encoding fatty acid-binding protein, brain-like isoform X3, translated to MVEAFCGTWKLVDSRNFDDYMKALGIPFASRQVGNVTKPSVIISMNGDRVVIKTQSRFRVTEVSGKLGEEFDETTSDDRKVKSTLTMEGDKFVHTQKWDGKETTLIREIRDGKMVMRENRGGDSSLPESLSPPCVRMMTME
- the LOC122846277 gene encoding fatty acid-binding protein, brain-like isoform X2, encoding MVEAFCGTWKLVDSRNFDDYMKALGIPFASRQVGNVTKPSVIISMNGDRVVIKTQSRFRVTEVSGKLGEEFDETTSDDRKVKSTLTMEGDKFVHTQKWDGKETTLIREIRDGKMVMMDSTHRAKQRTRRLHRFGAERENRGGDSSLPESLSPPCVRMMTME
- the LOC122846277 gene encoding fatty acid-binding protein, brain-like isoform X1, translated to MVEAFCGTWKLVDSRNFDDYMKALGIPFASRQVGNVTKPSVIISMNGDRVVIKTQSRFRVTEVSGKLGEEFDETTSDDRKVKSTLTMEGDKFVHTQKWDGKETTLIREIRDGKMVMHHEGPYLDWGTDVLRQNCHYESGSLKHPAASLPQMSPLKFINPLLPRQPQSFR